The window CGTttcattaattgttttttcataCGGTTGGGTCAACTCATGAACAGATTGGAGCGTACAAGCAACTGTTAGTTGGATCCTTTCTGAATACTTCGGAAGGAAAAACATATCCATTGTTGCTGAAGAGGATGTACAAACTCTTTCTACACCAGATTCGAGAAGTCTGTTGTCAGCTGTGGTAAAAACTGTAAATGAGTGCTTGGCTGAAGCACCAAAGTACGGTCTTCAAAGTCCAGCCAGAGAACTTGGAACTAGTGAAATTCTTGAGGCTATAAGCCGGTGTAATTCAACTGGTGGCCCCACAGGAAGACATTGGGTGCTTGACCCTGTTGATGGAACGTTAGGTTTTGTTCGTGGGGATCAATATGCTGTTGCTTTGGctttgattgaaaatggtGAAGTAATTCTTGGAGTTCTTGGTTGTCCCAATTATCCGTTGAAGAAGGAATGTTTTCACTACCACTATAAGGTATCGACGCCAAAGTTATTATTACAACCGTGTTCTGATACCTTGGAAAAAGGTTGCGTCATTTATGCAAAGAAAAGCTGCAATGGGGCGTGGATGCAGCCATTAGTTCATGGCGATAAGAAGCTTGAGTGGCCAAATTCAGCTAGCCTTATTCAGGTTTCTTCAATTGATGATCCAGCACATGCAATTTTCTGTGAACCTGTGGAGAAGCGGAACTCAAACCACTCATTCACTGCAGGGCTGGCTCATAGTGTAGGGCTTAGGTGCGTTGTCGATattacttctttttgtttatttaatggATTTAAAGAGAATTTTTGACTGACTAGACTACAAAGTACGTGATGAAACCTATGATGTAGCATTCAAGAATCagcaaataaatgaaacatcTTCTTATTCactttatttgttaaaatactTGGAGAAATCAACTTCATAACAGATATTAGTTACAGCACAACAAAGACTTGCCAAACTTTTGGTTaagttaatacatttttttttatcaacaaacgtttttgaataaattttttgatatGAACGTGGGACTTTTTTATGCATAACATGTTTAGCTCTGTGAATAGATTCTTATGCTTGTCATTAATCAAGTGATGATCACCACTAGTATGACAAGGGATTTGCACATCTTTAACACAATTCCATTCAACCTGAACTGCTCCAGTGGCAGtagtttcaatttcttttaatggtTATACTTATGTGGCAGGAAGCAGCCGTTGCGAGTCTATAGTATGGTAAAGTATGCCGCAATTGCTCGTGGCGATGCTGAGATATTTATGAAGTTTGCAAGGACCGGATACCGAGAGAAGATATGGGACCATGCTGCTGGTGTTATCATTGTAGAAGCAGCGGGAGGTGTGGTAACAGATGCTGGAGGTCGTCCCTTGGATTTCTCAAAGGGTGTGTACTTAGAAGGTCTCGATCGAGGAATAATTGTTTGTTCAGGGCCAATCTTACATGAGAAAATCATTGGAGCAGTCTATGCCAGTTGGGATTCTTCcaatctataaaatattttgccaATACATGATTGCGTTCACTGACTAGTGTTCGTGAGCAAAAGGGTCATCGTAGCCATTAGGTACTTATTTATACCAAATTTGATACTTCTTATTACAATCTTAATCTCATGGAGCCATCTAAATAAACTTTGTTCATATCTTCTGATTTGGTGGCTGcaatttgatcaaattttcTTGGCATTTGTTCTACTATATTACTTTAAAGTAGAACAGATCTGATTTGATCTAGCCATATATGCTCTTTTGTTTACTTGAATTAATACAGAAAGAAACAAAGCGGAATGGTTTGGAAATGCATCAGAAAGATTCTCATCCAAAACTCTTCTCTTTCTCCAGctgaaaaaccaaaattaactCATGTTCCCTCATTTAGAAACATCCAATTTTTTTGGAtgatctttttctttagatCAGGTGTTTTTTAAGTTCTcatccttttaattttatttaattaacaaaaaaaaaaaaaagaaaagagaaggtaTTTTGCCAATTAAACATTCACTTCCTTTTTCATGTGAAACAAATACCTAAACACCTTATGATTAGTCATCTCAACTAGACTAATAAATACACTAACTTATTGTCATGTACAtagaaaaggaagaatttcCCTGTTTACTctgttgaaattttcaaaatttaaaattctactTGGAGGATGTTTAATACTACAACTTTTATACGTTagattttcctcttttttgcttttggttTATTATGCTGCAACGATAAATCTGGTTAATCAGaacacaaaatcaatatacaaataaataagtttgaatAAAAGAGACCAGGAACAAAAGAACTTAAGAAACTAACAAATCATCAAACAAATTGGAATTTGTTAATCGAGGGTGGTTTGTTAATTGAGGGTGGTTTTCGAATCAAATCGTCaatatttttgcaattaaCCAAAAGGAAGTTTTTAACAGACCAAAAGAGATAGATATCATAAATAGAATCAAGCAATAGTCTCAACTAGGTTAACGACACTATTAATAAATGGTATAaggaaatcaatttttatgtcaataaatataaataaaacatataaaaaataaataaatagagacGGTATGAGTACCGATGAACGAATGAAATGCTAAATAAACCAACAGGATCAAATTAATGGTGACATCATACTACTTGAAAAATAACTACATCAAAATGCGAGTTCTAATTTTGAACAAGACTGGGATGTCTACATTCCAAAATGCTAATGGTATGTGTTATGAATAGTTAATTGAATACAATTGCTAGTTGGAACATGAGGGCAGGAGAACCGAACAAACAAACGATATACGAACATCGAAGAATGGAAATTGGaagctaaattttaaataagtaaCAAAAAGTAGGTTAAAATAGTCAACAACTCGTTTGAAATGGAGATGAATAGTGGTTTGGACATTTTCAATAAGAAATGGCAAGAAGATGATAGctttatcatttttgtgtTACATTTGAAATAAACAAGCTCAATGAGAGTGATAAGCAAAAATTAGATGAGTGAACACCAACAATGAGAATTACACCATTGgccatatttgattttgtgatgcaatgttttaattaataacgCAAAGTTGGGCTCAAAAGATTAAAGATAATTGACCTAAGTTGAGAAAAGTTAAGAAAGTGTCCCCCTCGTCGTCCCTCCTTAATTCTCAGTGTTGGgccttttcttcatttccttcttCAAGGAAAGAAGGgcagaaagaaaagaaagaaatagggACGAAACCGCGGCAATCTCCCAATTTCCTCTCCCCCGCTTCGTTGTTTGAAACCCTACATTCTTCCTTTCCTCTCCAATCATGAAGCTTGTTAGgtatcttcttctctttttctatttttgccctctttttcttctcgaTCTACATCCAAATGCCGTTTTTCATTTCTGAAATCTTCGTTTTCATACAGGTTTTTGATGAAGCTCAACAATGAGACTGTCTCTATCGAGCTCAAAAATGGAACTGTTGTCCATGGAACCATCACAGGTCTTTCtgcttctctttctttaaatcTTGTTAAACCCTAGATTTACCAACTTTGCGGCTCAGGGTTCTTTAACTTCCAACTTCtgttctattttcttctttgaactTCACTGCGTTGGAATTTGTACAACATTTCAGTATGTTCACCAGTGTACGACTCTCACTACTATTGCTTTCGTCTCACTTCCATCTCCCGACCTTTGAAAGCTAACGGAAGGGTTCTTTATCCCGCtcccatttttaattttaaaaattagtattCAACTTATGAGTTGCTTACGGCAAATTAAATTCCTTGTCTTCTGGACGTTGGGAGGATGAGatgtttttctctctattgtttttatttttattattttcattttcaaaataatttgaacttttgattACTCTCTACTGATGCTGAATATGCATTCTATTTCATGATATATTTGTAGATTTAaacaaatgtttaaaatgtcCCGTCATTTTTTCATGGAATGACTCCTACAATTCATTCTTTCCCATTTGATTTGATGGAATTGTTTTTTCAACCAAGtgaatatactttttttttttttttttttgaaacggaaaCAAACCAAGTGAATATACTTCTACAATCAACTTGAGGTGAGAAACCTGCACTAGAATGATGTTACGTTAGTCTGATTAAGCATGAACTTCTGCTGAACCCCAGCATTTTTGGACTCGGTAGCCCATATGCCATTCTTTGGTTAATTGTAtgtgtgtttttaaatttgttttgcaTAAGAGACTATGCAATAACTGAAAGAGAAGCAACTTGTAACTGAACTGTGCCCAGTGGTGGAAACATAGTCAATTGAGCAGTCGCAAATTATATGCGCCTTTGTCCTCCTACACGGCCTCTAACTACATGAACTATTTTTAACCTTCCTTGGAATAGCAATAACTTAGTTTTGATTAATGAAAACTTCTTCTGAATTCCATTAGTTTTGGGTTCTGTAGACCATTAGCCATTCTTGCATGaatttttacccttttttaCCGTCTGATGAGAGACTATGTTACAAGTGAAGCAAAAAGTCTAACCTAGGTTTAATCTTGGGGTGAGAAAACCCTAggagctataaaaaaaagagccTTCTGATAAAAGTTAAATCATATTCATTAGTAGACTGTAACTACAACAGATTATCTTCTATTTGAAAAACCATCGTAAAAATGTGTATGGTAcactattaaaaatagaatctAAGATAGATACTTTtctctcaaaatatttatagaagtAGTAGTGcagattttattttacatcCAACTCATCAGGCTGtgaatgttttgaaaaataattgtaaccCAAGCTAGTTAGGCAAAAGATAAACCAgtttgttgaaaaatgaaagaccATCCTCTATAGACAAAAGGATAGTGGAGATAAAGGTAATTTTGGGATTACCCATTGGAATAATAGAGGAACAAACCAGGGGAGACAACCCAGTTTGGGAATTTTTTTCTAGATTCTCTTGTGGGGTTGAGGTTTCTATTAGTAGCCAACCTCAAAAACATGTTAACCTTCCTAGGGGTGTCAAACATCCAAACTGATTTGACTTTACAAAGGCGTTTTCAGCTTTAGCAAGGTCTGAGAGAGTTTAGAGAAGGTGATCTTAGAGGACAAACAATTTAATGAATCAATGGATTCTACCTCTATGTCTTGGTCAGCTTCTAATTGAAAAGTATCGAACTTTCCTATAAAGTCAATCCAACTTTCCAATTTCCCTGTGAAAAGAGCCAACAAGCATTCCACAGTTATCCCCCAAGACTACCTATGGTTTTGGTTTCATTGTCGTTGTTTCTGGTTCTAGATGATCACTTTTCACAACTGTTTAAGAAGTAGCACATCATTTCTCTACTTACAAAAGGAGCTGACAAATGGAAGGGAAGTCCGACTCTATTTTAATGGGTGACTTAGGATTTGGTGAATTATGACTAGTTTGCATTTTGCTGTTGACAACCCCCTATACATCTTCCACTTAATGTATTTTTCTACGCTGCTGGTACTGAAACTAGTTATTTACCGGCAGAGTTTTTTTTCACAAGGAGTTGTAACAGAAGAGTTGAGACTCTTGTCATAACTTATGACTCATAATTTTAGTTGGTTACCTCTTTTGTTGGAGGATTTCAGTTGAGATTATATGCAATGTTT of the Cucumis sativus cultivar 9930 chromosome 3, Cucumber_9930_V3, whole genome shotgun sequence genome contains:
- the LOC101215869 gene encoding PAP-specific phosphatase HAL2-like isoform X1 — protein: MEDGEYSKELDIAVRVVHLACALCRRVQEGLLENGNAQVKAKDDDSPVTIADWSVQATVSWILSEYFGRKNISIVAEEDVQTLSTPDSRSLLSAVVKTVNECLAEAPKYGLQSPARELGTSEILEAISRCNSTGGPTGRHWVLDPVDGTLGFVRGDQYAVALALIENGEVILGVLGCPNYPLKKECFHYHYKVSTPKLLLQPCSDTLEKGCVIYAKKSCNGAWMQPLVHGDKKLEWPNSASLIQVSSIDDPAHAIFCEPVEKRNSNHSFTAGLAHSVGLRKQPLRVYSMVKYAAIARGDAEIFMKFARTGYREKIWDHAAGVIIVEAAGGVVTDAGGRPLDFSKGVYLEGLDRGIIVCSGPILHEKIIGAVYASWDSSNL
- the LOC101215869 gene encoding PAP-specific phosphatase HAL2-like isoform X2, translating into MSTVPNLTSDAFVSTTKGFLKLDWSVQATVSWILSEYFGRKNISIVAEEDVQTLSTPDSRSLLSAVVKTVNECLAEAPKYGLQSPARELGTSEILEAISRCNSTGGPTGRHWVLDPVDGTLGFVRGDQYAVALALIENGEVILGVLGCPNYPLKKECFHYHYKVSTPKLLLQPCSDTLEKGCVIYAKKSCNGAWMQPLVHGDKKLEWPNSASLIQVSSIDDPAHAIFCEPVEKRNSNHSFTAGLAHSVGLRKQPLRVYSMVKYAAIARGDAEIFMKFARTGYREKIWDHAAGVIIVEAAGGVVTDAGGRPLDFSKGVYLEGLDRGIIVCSGPILHEKIIGAVYASWDSSNL